The Miscanthus floridulus cultivar M001 chromosome 7, ASM1932011v1, whole genome shotgun sequence genome includes a region encoding these proteins:
- the LOC136466118 gene encoding uncharacterized protein — protein sequence MADNPAALPSPPARAGMTAWTNGVDERVAAGLPGPLPWVGTGQWGAAGHAAAGLRAAGAARNRWLEPTGVGRGGAERGAAGAGGAGVGPRPGRPGSGGRRAAGVGRGGSAAGRLGQRRAGAGFAGWVWGRGGVGRSGRGGAGRARGERGGGGRRRARGELAACGVSERVGPAHTFS from the exons atggccgacaaccctGCGGCTTTACCTTCTCCTCCGGCGAGGGCGGGGATGACGGCGTGGACGAACGGCGTGGATGAACG gGTCGCGGCGGGCTTGCCGGGGCCGTTGCCTTGGGTCGGCACCGGGCAGTGGGGCGCGGCCGGGCACGCCGCTGCGGGGCTCCGAGCAGCTGGGGCGGCCCGGAACCGGTGGCTGGAGCCGACCGGGGTGGGGCGGGGCGGCGCCGAGCGGGGTGCGGCCGGGGCGGGGGGCGCCGGTGTCGGGCCGCGGCCGGGGCGCCCCGGATCCGGTGGCCGGCGGGCGGCCGGGGTGGGGAGGGGCGGCTCCGCGGCGGGGCGGCTGGGCCAGCGGCGCGCCGGCGCGGGGTTCGCGGGGTGGGTCTGGGGACGGGGCGGCGTGGGGCGGTCTGGCCGGGGTGGAGCGGGGCGGGCGCGGGGCgagcgcggtggcggcggcaggcggcgggcgcgaggcgaGCTGGCGGCGTGTGGAGTGAGTGAGCGTGTGGGGCCGGCCCACACATTTAGTT